The Rhodobacter capsulatus SB 1003 region ACGGGAAAGGGCGGCGGATCAGTCGATCAGGGCGGCCACCCGGGTGGAAAGGGCTCTGGCGGCACCGCCCAGATGCCCGATGCGGGCCGCGCGCGCAGTCTCGTCGGCATCAAGCCGGCCCTGCATCTCCTGCAGCATCGCCTCGACCGCTTCGGGGGCGGTGCCGCCCGGAACCTTGCGGGCCGAAACCGCCTGCACCGGGTCCATCCAGCGGCGCAGCTTGTCCTCGGCCAGATCGAAGCTGCGCCCGATCTCTTCCTCGGCGGCGGCATTGAGCACCTGCACCGTGAGCTGGCGCGCATCGCCACCCGCGGCGATCACCATCTGCACCGCCCGCCCGACGACATGATGGGCATCGCGGAACGAGACGCCGAAGTCGCGCACCAGACCATCGGCAAGGTCGGTCGCGGTCGAGAAATTCGCGGAACACCGCGCCAGCAGGCGTTCGGCATCGGGGGTTGCGGTCTCGAAGATCAGCCGCAAAAGCGGCAGCGTGGCGCGGAACCGCTCGAAAGTCGGCCAGGCGTCGGTGACGCCCTCGCGCACGCTGTCGAGGCCGATCGAATAGTTCGACCCTTTCACCGCCGAAAGCGCCCCCGCCAGCGCCCCGATGCTGCGCCCGGCCTCGGCACGGAAATATTCAAGCGGCAGCATGTTCTTCTTTTGCGGCATGATCGAGGAAGTGCCCGCCACCCGGTCGGGAAAGCCGAGCGCGCCGAATTCCCAGGTGGTGAAGACGTAGAAATCCTGTGCCACGCGCGAAAACAGCACCTGCGCGCTGGTCACCGCCCAAAGCATCTCGGTGACGAAATCGCGCGAGGCCACGGCATCGAGCCCCGGCGTCGCCAGCCCCGAAAAGCCGAGCATCTGCGCCACCCGCGGCCGATCGATCGCAAACGAGGTCCCCGCCAGCGCCGCCATGCCCAACGCGCAGGCATCGGCCCGGTCATAGACCGCAGCCAGCCGGTCGTAGTCCCGTTCCATGCCGCGCGCGACATTGGCCAGATAATAGCCGAAGGTGATCGGCTGCGCCGGTTGCAGATGGGTGTAGCCCGGCATCACCGTCATCTTGTGGCGCGCCGCCGCCGCAAGACAGGCGCGGCGGGTTGCGGCCATTTCCGCCAGCAGCCCAAGACAGACCTCGCGCGCGGCCATCCGGTCAAGCGTCGCGCCGATGTCGTTGCGGCTGCGCCCGATATGCAGCCAGCCCGCCGTCGCCTTGCCGATCACCTGCCCCAGCCGGTTTTCGAAGGCGAAATAGCTGTCTTCGAACTGCGGATCGAGGTCGATCGCCCCCGGTCCCTCGGCGCGGATCGTGGCGATGCCGCGCAACAACGTGCGCGCGATCTCGGCCGGGATCAGGCCGCATTCGGCCAGCATCACGGCATGCGCCTCGTTGAGCGCGCACATCCGTTCCAGCGCGGCGGCGTCGAAGCCCTGCATCGGCGGCGCATAGATCGTGCGCGCCACCTCGGCCGCGGTGCGTTCCGTCAGGCGGGAGCTTACGGAGTTCTTCATGTCATCTGTCCTGTTGCGCAAGGGGCCGGGAAA contains the following coding sequences:
- the argH gene encoding argininosuccinate lyase, yielding MKNSVSSRLTERTAAEVARTIYAPPMQGFDAAALERMCALNEAHAVMLAECGLIPAEIARTLLRGIATIRAEGPGAIDLDPQFEDSYFAFENRLGQVIGKATAGWLHIGRSRNDIGATLDRMAAREVCLGLLAEMAATRRACLAAAARHKMTVMPGYTHLQPAQPITFGYYLANVARGMERDYDRLAAVYDRADACALGMAALAGTSFAIDRPRVAQMLGFSGLATPGLDAVASRDFVTEMLWAVTSAQVLFSRVAQDFYVFTTWEFGALGFPDRVAGTSSIMPQKKNMLPLEYFRAEAGRSIGALAGALSAVKGSNYSIGLDSVREGVTDAWPTFERFRATLPLLRLIFETATPDAERLLARCSANFSTATDLADGLVRDFGVSFRDAHHVVGRAVQMVIAAGGDARQLTVQVLNAAAEEEIGRSFDLAEDKLRRWMDPVQAVSARKVPGGTAPEAVEAMLQEMQGRLDADETARAARIGHLGGAARALSTRVAALID